The following proteins come from a genomic window of Daphnia carinata strain CSIRO-1 chromosome 8, CSIRO_AGI_Dcar_HiC_V3, whole genome shotgun sequence:
- the LOC130700529 gene encoding disco-interacting protein 2 homolog C-like codes for MSHQRRLFLSICLQGASSSDPSTVYANLRALRNGRVTVVERGAPHSLCLTEAGKLLPGVKVIIDNPATKGQCCDTHLGKNMGPRSSQRLRLFRSLRRLLINIH; via the exons ATGTCGCATCAACGTCGCCTATTTCTGTCGATCTGTTTACAG gGAGCATCGAGCAGTGATCCATCGACTGTTTACGCCAATTTGAGGGCTTTACGTAACGGCAGAGTGACAGTAGTGGAACGCGGAGCACCTCACAGTCTGTGTTTGACTGAAGCGGGCAAATTGCTACCCGGTGTGAAAGTCATCATCGACAATCCGGCCACGAAAGGCCAGTGCTGCGATACTCACCTGGGTAAAAATATGGGTCCACGCTCCTCACAACGCCTCCGGTTATTTCGCTCTTTACGGAGACTACTCATTAACATTCATTAG